The following are from one region of the Synergistaceae bacterium genome:
- the der gene encoding ribosome biogenesis GTPase Der — MSGIIAIIGRPNVGKSSLFNRLTNSRDAIVDDMPGVTRDRLYGEVSHRERNFYVIDTGGIFGIDTEFSEGIKSHVNEAVKESDIIIFMIDGRDGVTSSDLEISEFIRKAGNKPVIIAVNKLDDVKHDELANEAYTLGFDNVIAISALHKRGLDDLLDEIINLLPEYEDSEIFDDEIKLVIAGKPNVGKSSLLNKITGSERSLVSPIAGTTRDPVDMAVNLDGQNFRIIDTAGLRRRAKFDGNLEYYSFVRTLAAVDRSDIALLLMDAREPCTDQDKKIAAHVVDKGKGLIIVLNKWDLVTSENNNKADKLVKKIRDDMPFLSFAPIIFASALNGRGINKIIQTVLTVNENRKKRIPTNILNRLMRDVLAFDRLPSDKKGRALKVYYCSQADSEPPTFIFFVNNPGLVNSSFENHVKNKLRELEDFTGSPVRTFWRGKEKGE, encoded by the coding sequence ATGTCGGGAATAATTGCAATAATAGGCCGGCCAAATGTCGGCAAATCTTCACTTTTTAACAGATTAACGAATTCGCGTGATGCAATAGTTGACGATATGCCCGGAGTTACAAGAGACAGGCTTTACGGTGAAGTCTCACACAGAGAGCGAAATTTTTATGTGATTGACACGGGGGGGATTTTCGGGATTGATACGGAATTCAGCGAGGGCATAAAATCTCATGTCAATGAGGCTGTCAAAGAGTCAGACATTATTATATTCATGATTGACGGGCGGGACGGTGTTACGAGTTCAGATTTGGAAATATCGGAATTCATACGCAAGGCCGGAAATAAACCCGTAATAATTGCCGTGAATAAACTTGACGACGTGAAACACGACGAACTTGCAAACGAGGCTTATACGCTGGGATTTGATAATGTTATTGCTATAAGTGCATTACACAAGCGCGGACTTGATGATTTACTTGACGAGATAATTAATTTGCTGCCCGAATATGAAGACTCAGAAATTTTTGACGATGAAATAAAATTAGTTATCGCAGGAAAGCCGAATGTCGGCAAATCTTCACTCTTGAATAAAATCACAGGCTCGGAGCGTTCACTAGTTAGTCCCATAGCAGGCACAACACGCGATCCAGTAGACATGGCTGTAAATCTTGACGGCCAAAATTTTAGAATAATCGACACTGCAGGACTCAGACGGCGCGCAAAATTTGACGGGAATCTTGAATATTATTCATTTGTGAGGACTCTTGCTGCTGTAGATAGATCAGATATTGCTTTATTGTTAATGGACGCTCGCGAACCCTGTACAGATCAGGACAAAAAAATTGCTGCTCATGTTGTCGACAAAGGCAAGGGCTTAATTATCGTGCTCAATAAATGGGACTTAGTAACGAGTGAGAATAATAACAAAGCTGATAAACTCGTGAAAAAGATTCGTGATGATATGCCGTTCTTGAGTTTTGCCCCGATTATATTTGCGTCGGCTTTGAACGGTCGGGGAATAAATAAAATCATTCAGACGGTTTTGACAGTGAACGAGAATCGCAAAAAACGAATTCCGACAAATATTTTAAATCGACTCATGCGGGACGTGTTAGCATTTGACAGACTCCCTTCAGACAAGAAAGGCCGGGCATTGAAGGTTTATTACTGCTCGCAGGCTGACTCAGAACCTCCTACGTTTATATTTTTCGTGAATAATCCGGGGCTAGTTAATTCAAGTTTTGAGAATCACGTCAAGAATAAATTGCGCGAATTAGAAGACTTCACAGGCTCACCTGTCAGGACATTCTGGCGGGGTAAGGAGAAAGGAGAATAA